tactttttaatcctctgtatggatttttaaggggtcaaaaatgcacttcctggcaacgatgcacatgcaaagtacaggttgggggtcaaattttcagaatgctcccaattatgtcaagtaatatatcaaattactcgtatggtcatgaggattccaaaaatgtatagtttgttatgtgtcagacctttcaagaaggcgctatgacgaaaaatgttcataggtcaacgacctttttgaattctgaccatagttaacaacgtctgattttggtaattttggtgtctaattatatatgttttcttgcatgagaaatacaactaagcaaattaaaaaactatacaaggaaccgatgaccctcttttgcaatatGTCTGCCAAAAGcgtccatattgtaataaggaggtcattggttccttgtacagtttttgttatgtagttgtatttctcatgcaagaaaacataattagacaccaaaatcggacgttgttaactatgtaataacaggataaataagacaatgatcaaaaatagaaaaagggtatgttgaaattgacattttgtacccataacctgtacattattagtcaaaattgggatttttgggaccatcaacttagtaacaaaacacaaaaaatacaaaacaaatcttatgttcctagtaacattagactacattctttcagatgcaaaagactagaaattcatatctggtgtacacctaaagttattaggtgtcaaaatttgccgattttaagcgccatttgttgctgaaccactttaggggggcctataattctgtagggggtctagaaatttctctttttttgaattgctcatagacattggcacatggttaatccattctgaacataattaggaccagtgtgcgaaataagcacttatcctcttgtcctcttgtccaaaaatcaccggggacaaccatattgagctatgtacttatcccctggataaccactatattttacctccaaaagtatgacacattttggggacaatcaaaatgtattgaggacaagcagaatttatgctttagttatcctcgggataacctccatattttccttatttcggacactgattaggacctataagtgcactgtgacattatcatgggtccttcaaaatcaaagataatttgattgaacagtacgaagtgctgattttgaccccccctgaaatcccaacaaaattccgaaatcaatcttttttggcattaggcatttcagacacagccagtgagtgaccacattcaaacatagggtcacaactgatttaattaagaagaaagtgcccctcaaagagagcactttgtcatttggaccccttaaattcccaattttggtcgaggtcgccaaactttgattgcccgccattcgcaaacgaaatggaatttgaattttttcttgtgacctcacctagggatccatgaaaggtaccctgagccaaaggagagcaaaatccaagagggtgggtgtacactcaatctgttttgatatggactgaccccatgacaagaaagatgctaattttgttgttgttccaccctgtatatttctcacccaccctgtattatgatgttatgctttattgatttggcatccttgtaatataagctttccaaaaatatatacttacaatggtttaaaatgtattcattaaaagttgtgttgaattgaatcaaaattggtgatatttttctcattttacatcatgttacacaaaagatgaccaattcacgACATGCGAccaggattactatcaaacttctcatagcttaTTGTCAGtcggctcagtggtaacgcagtaggttttacaacacggaggtcccgggttcgattcccacctctgcctatttttggcaaggctgagaaaaaaatgaaatttctggactgcaaacttatttggcgcgcgatctgagctggtccttttctggtggctgtgtctgttacaggcacactccctctgcatccaaaccaggttcacgctcattacacctccctcaATAGAGTAtggcatgaacacaaattatcgaGTAAATGggggcgttcactataacaggaaaaattTCTGAACAggcacattttatttatctaaatctgtctcctcttacattttctttttttagtttcttctgcttagcttgtgattttccatgttatttatttatttaaccctgttcccattattttctaaatatctgttctttcttacatgtatttcccttttagcttctttttttattttctgctttccatgtttttatttaattctgttctcattattttagcttctttttttcttacatttcctgattagttttttccttctttatttcgTTCCCATtacatttagttactttaacccattggcctattactcgtaccttttttgtcctcaatttaatttaatttttctttatagtaccgcttcatgttgtttatacaacacacatctttcccccgtatttattacgtcctctcatagcgtgtctgcggacgtgttcacccatAATCCTGTGacccactggtctctggctcgcaagtcgcgtggctctgcgctgTTTacgtgcgcattacgcacgcggcgccgacgcgctgccggccagctgcagtgacacgttggctggtaaccgattttcataacaaaaaccctgtttttacccatattttcactgtttttgcaaccaattcttgaccgtttccaaccaaatttcCGCATAACCGTCTCTGtgtattcctcgatctcccgtatgaatttggtgacatttggatcaaaactgacggagcctttatacacatacatagatagacacatagatagatacatacaagtacattcccctatttatagtaagatgcatattaaaaacacaaacattttttcCCCATTTTGTAGGTCAACCTTTCCTGCGGtgcaaaatgtgcagaaaccctCTGGCTTGCACATTAAGCCCCCGCGATGTTGTTGGCCCCTCCCACATACCgaagaggggggggtcaaaatttgatgaatcatcgtttttatattgcgcattatatatactaggcggttacccgtatttggcggttctcggctgtcgcgattacctggctgatggtgactgtactcaccaagttttatgcccataggacagttttaactaatttgacctcagatgaccccttgtgacctcaaaatggccttccaaaatttggctctaaatgttgactgtacccaccacgtttcatgcccatatgacaatttttagtaatttgaccttggatgaccccaaaatgaccttccaaaaatttgactctaaaagttgactgtacccaccaagtttcatgcgcatacaacattttttactaatttgacctcagatgaccccaaaatgaccttccaaaaatttgactatataagttgactgtacccaccaagtttcatgcccatacgatatgCCCAtacagatgacccctggatgacctcggcccactaaaatgttgactgtacccaccacgtttcatgcccatatgacagtttttagtaatttgaccgttggatgaccccaaaatgaccttccaaaaatttgactataaaagttgactgtacccaccaagtttcatgcccatacaatagtttttactaatttgacctcagatgacccctggatgacctcaggtgatcttggcccactaactgaaacaaacttgttctgtctgaggtccagatgcacccacccaccaagtttgaggaacgtgcggcccctagtctccgagaaaataggcggaaaacagtttttactaatttgacctcagatgacccctgggtgaccttgacccactaatcaatacaaacttgttctgtcctaggtcaagatgcacctacccaccaagtttcatgcccatatgacagtttttactaatttgacccctagatgacctctggtgaccttgacccactaaccaatacaaactcgttctgtcccgggtcaagacgcacccaccagtcaagtttaaggaacgtgcgacccccagcctaatttgacctctggatgaccttgggtgaccttgacccactaaccaatataaactcgttcttcctcataccaagctgcacccacccaccaagtttgaggaacgtgcgacccccagtctccgagaaaagaggcggacagacaaacagacacacaaacagacagattctggtgaattatagtaagatataTCAATTTCAACCATGTAAGCCATGTTATTAGgtaaaaaaaactttgaagaatgtctctcatgtacaaaagtataggaaactgaacatttaaaaccacttttttaggatgaaggaagcattttttcaaaaaaatctaaaacaggttttaatgtcaaaaatggtctcttttggggtgctatatctgctaaaatgtttgtcgtcctgAAACTAAAAGCACACTGACCATCAAGGCCCAGGATTGGGGGTGGGGTGTTGCGGGGCAGGCAGTGGATGCCAAGCACAAATGgttaattattgctttatttttctgcttcacatatgtgcccatccaccacaaactggtcgtaaagtcagcattttccattttgatacaatcaaaaacagtatatggatttctatgtaaaatatagtacgaatttgacctttgatgaaccataacttcacttccagatgtcagatgaagctggttgaggtgtcattttaaagctgaaagtgaattctttcaaaatctgcaataagcagaaaatgatctagagccgactttactaccacttcgtggtggatggtcacatatatcaacatcagccatattggtctTGTAATAAAGccataaaacattttttaagagtgtctcttgtgcataaaagtataggaaactcgaaactttaaagcatattttctggaagaaggaagcactttttattaaaagtgtagaacaagccaggagctttgaaatgttctttttaccctttgaaatggcctttcctgtggtgcagaaaccatctggcttttTTCAACCCCCTCCGGGGCTTCACCCTTGGACCCCAccgggggcccttaagcgggccccccGGCCGTGCTGGGCGATAGCTCCGCTCGCtttgctcgctacgcttcgcaagttcattatttttttgggtcagcctgtgacatctcttaatgaagtacctaatttgcataatttatgcataatatgcaaaaacttATTTTCTCTGAGACTAGAGGttgcacgttcttcaaacttggtgggtgggtgcatctactaaaaactgtcgtatgggcatgaaacttggtgggtacagtcaacattttagagtcaaatttttggaatgtcatttcagggtcatccaaggtcacccatgggtcaactgaggtcaaattactaaaaactgtcgcatgggcatgaaactttttacagtcatcatttaaagccaaatttttggacggtcatttcaaggtcttccaaggtcactcaggggtcaaattactaaaaactgctgtgtgggcatgaaacttgatggttacagtcaacatttagagccaaatttttggtcatttcaaggtaatctgaggtcaaattagcaaaatctgtcttatgggcatgaaacttggtgggtacagtcaccatcagccaggtaatcataCCCAGCCGAgaaccaccaaaatttaggggtcaaaggtcaaatttcaatattggtccaatcaagctcaaatgggttgttgcaggttcatttacttctaccaaaagtaatcgtgaAAGCAGGTGGTCGCGAAAGCAGGGAGActagtggttcgagaaccgctttGACCttgttagtaatttgaccttagatgactgctggatgaccctaaaatgaccttccaaaaatttggctctatatgttgactacccaccaagtttcatgtccataggacagtttttgttaatttgacctcagatgacccctggatgacctcgggtgatcttgacccactaaccaatataaacttgttctgcctggggtcaagatacacccacccacccaagTTTGAGGAAGGtgtgacccctagtctccgagaaaagaggcggacagacaaacaaacagacagattctggtgaattatagtacgagggtcattcataAAGTTTTACCTCCATCATCGCATCTCTGTTAAGGCCGGTGTCGACAGGTCCTCTGTCGGAATcctgtcgacaaagtgaattatgtcaacatatcgacaGAACTTCATCCATGGTGACATAGTGCTAaggcaatggcccagtaaaacttcgtcaggcaagctcattttcactcaaaatattggccatttccaatgtattttcaacaaaatgcaatgccaaatcttatcttttacctactatttcatcaatttttcatgttatttgccttcagggggcATACTTTTGGCAGTATTAATCTATTATGCCTTGTTTTCTGGTGTAAATTGTACACTTCAtcgctacatgctcgctatgaagacggccatcttggaaatttgctgaaattgccaacggtgtttctagatatttttaggttacaatttttttaatattcctaaaatcatgaaaaaaaaagtcatgGTATTTTTTCGGAACTCAAATGTATGTCAACACTCTGTCGACTTCAAGATACGAaatatgtcgacatcaaaaaatggTGCCGACACCAGCTCTAGTAAATGTCATGAATTTATGAAATATGCACATATCATGCATGAATGtaccaaaaaattatttttgcatGAATTATGAATTCAGTGCCTACAGCCCTTTGGCAATCGGCCATTCAAATCTCATAGTTTGTTGCAAAGTATGGTATCctaattattttgattaattGTTCATTATTCAAACTGCAAATTATTACTCTTGTAAAGTAACTTTTTTAGCTTGTTCAAAAGTAAGACCTTATGGtcatcatgttttttgaggttgGACCCCTATTGTGTCACattttgcaatttgtcaaaaaatcaactccttttttttttctatttcgtAAAAGATTCAGTAGTCAAATATTGTTCTTAAAATTAATGAAGTTTCTGTTTCTCTGTTTTTTCCTTACAGACACAAGGTGGTGAAGGTGGACATGTTTTGCAGCATCATACACCCTTAGGAAcacattaaatatttaaaatgccTTCCACACGAAGGGGACGCAGTCCCCAACACCGTGAACGAAGAGGGGGTAGTCCATCAAGTGGGCGCCCTCACAAGAAACACAAACTAAAACAAAAGCGTAAAAGAGACAAGCAGAAGAGAACTAAAGAGCGAGAGCAAAGAGAAGTGCCAAAAGTGAAGCCTCTCGTAGAATATGATGACATAAGCAGCGATGAGGATGATTACCTAACTACGCCCTCGCCTGGTAGCAGCAGGGTAAGTCCCGAGGTGGAAATCATCAACAGCACAACGAGGGCATTGTCACCGGGAACTGccataaaaatgtacaaaaacgtCCAAGAAGAAAGAAATTCGCCAAATATACGTAACGTACCGAGGCATGCACGTGGCATGTCCAATAGAGACAGGGGTGTTCCTGATCAACCATTGCGTAGTTATCGTACTGACGCTAGAACTTATAGATACTCTCCTGAGCCGATGAGACCGATAGATGATCGGTTTCAGGCTAGGGGTTCGTCGTCGCCTTATACTAGGCCGGCGGGTAGATACAATCATTCCCCTCCCAGGAAAAGACATTCCCCAAGTCCGATGAAACGGAGTCGAGGTCGACGGAGCCCAAGTCCCCTGATGTTCAGCAGGGGTCGGGGTTCACCACACCACAGGTCACGCTCACCTAGTAGAAGTCCAACATATCCAAGGTAGGTCTTGTTTCAGGGGTATATTTAAATAAAGCAGATTCATCTGATTAAATATATTGAGTTTCAACATATGGTAGGCATTTTTATAACACCTTTTACGTATAGTTTGTTACTTATGTACATCTTTATTTTATATGTAAAAAGTGTTTGCCTTTTTTTTAGTCTTCAGCaatatttatgcaatttatacTTCACATTTCTTTGATGCTAACACAACTTATCATATAAATGGGATAGAACTTAGTGTCATGATAAAACTTGAAaaagttattttatttatatataggcTTAGATCAATTGTAATCATATATCAGGCACTGCTTGTATTTCGTTGAATTGGGTATTTATGAAAAACAAATATGTAAATGTAGCTCAACATGTATTTGCTGCCTTTTTGACTTTGTAGAGAGCCCATTTGGCTCTCGCCAAGTACCATGGTTGTGTATTTTGTATTTGTGTGCAATGATGACCTGTAGGAAAAGAACAAAGCGCTCTAGGAGTTCCCGTTCCAGATCACCGCCATCACCTCAGAGCAGAAGAAGAGGCCGTATGAGCCGTAGTCCGTCCTTGGATCACAAGACTGCAAAGTTTAAAATGGGCCTTGGATCTGTGCTAATAAAGCATAAAAAGCCCAAAGAAAGCAAGCCCAAAGAAGCTAAGGCAAAGGCAAAGGAGCCTAAGAAGCCGGCAGCTGTTGCTGCGGCGCCTAAAGAAAGCTCGTCTTATAAAGGGAGCCCTCTTAAGGTCACCATAAAGAACGATGCTGCCCCTGTGCCTATTCAAGTGGTGGAGTCACCGGAACGTAAAGTGCTATCAGTGCCCTCGCGAGGCGGCAAGGAGCCGTTTCAGAATCTGATCATCAAGAAAGATTTAAAGCAAGATGTCCAAGAATCATCCCCATCCCCTGCTAAGAAGCCTACTCCTGCCTTAGCCCAAACAAAAACAATCCCACCTCTACCTCTCCCACCCCTGATAGATGATGATGACATCCACACCCCACCCGATATGAAAGACGAAGACAGGCCCCGCCCCACTATGTCAGATCTTCCACTCCCTCCCTTGGCTTTAGAAAGCCACTTATTAAGGCACAAGCAGGGTGGGAAAAAGACTCGTGGAGAGCAGAAGGCGGAGGTGATACACATACAAAAGAAAGCACTGATCTTGAAGAGGAGGGCTGAGATCACAGCGAATATGCCAAACTGGGGTGACAGGTGTGTGGACAAGTATGAGATCATCACTCAGATTGGCGAGGGCACTTACGGGCAGGTCTACAAAGCCAAGAACAAAGCACATGGTAAGTGACTTCAGGAGGGATTGTTGCAGAGACTGAAGTGCAGTAGCTCCAATGCCAAAGAGCCATTCCATTTATTTGATTTCAAGCCTCAACATAACATACATACGTGTAGGGGCTATATGCGAATCGCCTCCAAATTTCTCAAAAGTAGTCCCTGTGTCAAtggcaaaaattatatttttcatgaaatattttcataataGCCCTTGTAATAACTATACAAAAAAGGGTATTGAGCCCTGGTTCATGcgcatcatcaaaatattgcaaagCAACTTCGCATGACGTACATATTCTCATCTTGAAATTTGATAGTGGCTATAGTTACAGATTACGGATGAATGCAATGTATATGGCAATGGTAAATGAGAGGTATTGCACTTCTGGCTTTGGTATATGGTGGTTAAGGGCAAACATGGTCTTGAAATCAAATAttgactactcagtgccagaagagGGTAAGTGCATTAGCTGCCTTGTgagcatttggcaatttacacacagtatatagtactcatctacacatgacagctacacgtggcagctattgcacttacccacttctggcactgagcagttgatatgacCTCAAAAGACATGAAAAGcaagcaacaaaatacaaagtGAAAAGAAGTTGTACATTTACTAATGAAATTTACTTAGGACTTACTATACAATACTAGTAAAGATGGAAATATTTAAACCAATCACGATCACCATATGTGACAATAACACAGGACTTAATCATAGTTCCAActtcagttggcctgatgatgatACATGCTGGAAAGGGCTTTGATGCTGTTATCATCAACAATGCTCATCCAGATGACCAAAGTTCATATAATTATTGTTCTCTACCTGATAAAATAAAGAATTTAGTCTTGCAGTCTAGCGGTCGGCATATTCAATAATATtctgtttcttgtttgttttttcccatTTCTCTTTGCAGGTGATATGGTGGCTTTGAAGAAAGTTAGAACTGATAATGAGAAAGAGGGCTTCCCGATCACTGCTGTGAGAGAAATCAAAATTCTACGGCAGCTGAATCACATCGGTGTAATAAGACTCATTGAAATTGTGACGGACAAACGAGATGCGCTAGACTTCCGGAAAGATAAAGGTAATTGGTCAATTCTATAACAGAAACAAAAAAATGAGGGGTGAAAAAAGAGAATATGATacatatttcctcgaatagttgctcagggggcattgcattttccaaaagggggtgtTTATTGGAGctcatttttaaaacaataattcccattaaaatcattaggtaagtttacaactggttcacttccgggtttacgaCCAAATATTTGCTAATTACCAATGCCATTAGCAGCTATGTGTGCACCTTGggaagcttactacacaagatagcatggaaatatcagcatttttgaaacatcttggtaaTAAAAAAAAGTGTTGGGGGCGTTAAATTGAAGGGGgcaactattcgaggaaatacggtatatattGATGTGTTAAAATCAAATTATTGCTTGAAGTCTAGGACAATTTTCCAATCCAAAATGATTGTCGATCGCAATTTAAATGGAAAAGAAGATACCCAGAACCTGATACTACCTGTCAGATGATGGATGATCAAAGAGGATCTATTGAGCATGTTTGTTTATTGGTAGGACAAGGGAACTAAATGAAAGATGTAGTTTTAATGACAGTCAGCATTTCTATAATGTTCTTTAACAGTCTGAAATAATCACATTTTACATAGTATTAAAGTAAGGTAAAGGGTCATGCCGGTATTCAGTTCATACATGTAGGCTAAAGTGACCATCTTTCATTGGCCCCAGTTTCATGCTGAGTTCACATGTCCTGCATCAGGAGTCTGCATTATGCAGGTactcatttatacacctgggtggagagcaGCAAAAGAAGTGAAAAGACGTTGCCCAAGTTGGTGCCACTACCAaggttcaaacccacaaccttgtATTCATGATAATGAGTTGAAGCCCTGACGTCAGCCCTTCTCATATTTTTAGTATTCACACATTATTTCTTCACCTCAATTTACTTTCAGGTGCCTTTTATTTGGTATTTGAGTACATGGACCATGACCTGATGGGCCTGCTGGAATCAGGCCTGGTGAATTTCACCGAGGAACATATACGTAGCTTTATGAAACAGCTTCTAGATGGGCTTGCTTATTGTCATAAGAAGAACTTTCTGCATAGGGATATCAAATGCTCCAATATACTACTCAATAATAAAGTAAGTATTTGCGACACAGTGATTCACAACAAAAGATTTTAACCTCTCTTTAGGAGACCTATCATCGTAATTCCTTCATGATTGGCTTTAAAATGTAACCTAATAATTTCCATTTACTCCTCTAAAAACCACTAAAACAAATTAAAGATGAATTCAGGTGAAAATTAATTGTCAGAATATGTTGGAACCAAATGGACGCAGCATTGAAGCACCACTCTGGTAGGTTTGCCCCTTCCTGAGATGTCAAAACATAAAAAATTAGCTCTAAAAATCTCGACCAACGGCCGACACATATTTTTCGCTGCAATGAGCCTTAGAgttcattgcagctagtagcccaTATAATTGGAACATCTTTAGTAGCAATTTCCCATTCTAATTTCTATCTGCACTTCCACTTGCATTGGCTATCATTGCATAATATACTTTCCTTTTTTCCTTGTTACAGGGCCATATAAAACTGGCCGATTTTGGATTAGCCCGGCTCTATCATGCTGATGATAAGAGCCGGCCGTACACCAACAAAGTCATCACGCTATGGTATCGCCCGCCGGAGTTACTCCTGGGCGAGGAGCGTTATGGACCCGGCATCGACGTGTGGAGTTGCGGGTGCATCCTTGGGGAGTTGTTCACAAGGAAACCGATATTTCAAGCCAACCACGAGTTGGCCCAGCTGGAGCTCATCAGCCGCATTTGCGGCACGCCGACGCCGGCTGTGTGGCCGGACGTGATCAGACTGCCGCTGTTCAACACTATGAAACCGAAGAAGACGTACAACCGCCGCTTGAGAGAGGAGTTTGCCCTGTAAGTTTTAGGCCTGGGGGTGGGAGGGGGTTGGGTATATAATAGTGGCTGATTGTAATTTTCCAATGTGAACTTTTGATGGGTTGTTGGTCCTTGCTGTAACTCTTACTCttgacatgtttttaattttaattagccAGAATGTTATTCAACTGAGTTGGGCTTTGGTAAGTACATGTCATATGTTAGCTATTCAAAAAACTGTTTGAATGCCACAAGTGGTGATTTTGCATTGGATTTAATGGAATGGTTAAAAAAAATCAGTGGTGATGATTCTGAAAATATATGAGCTGTAATCTGGAAAGTGCAAGATATAAAAGACTCATTGAatcagtatagaccacttgacatcaatgtttatcaacaaaggcgagggattggtatttcgatatgctcgaacgaaccgcttcactgttcaatggctttcttgtactatatgaaacgtggtgggagatttaaaatacacatgccctgagcaaactacgatgcgcacgcacagtgcagggcaaagaacaatagaaagtaccataatgcgtgcgcatactgccgggcaatgacgtcacatgtcaagtggtctatagtcaGGTGAATAGAAATATCGTAAGATAATGGATCAAATCGAGCTCACAAGAAAATCGACAGTACGTCAATCCATCTATCCGCATCGCCAACCTGTTTTATTAAAAAAAGATTGTTTTGTCAGCAAGGACGTTGAAATTACACGAAAATAAGAATGATAAAAATTGCTGACAAATATGAGAAAAAGCCAAAGAAAGATGGCTATTTCAAAGACTTGTGGCATAAAATGATTGCAACATGCAAAGTAAATATCAGCAGAATTTGAGGCATGCATTTTGGAAGATGTCACATTCCCATCCAACTTTTGTTTTTGTCTAGATGAGTATGAGGTATGTCTTAATAAGTGTGCAGAAATTTCTAATTAATATTAACTTTCAACCAAGTGTCTTCCCCTTGTTTTTCAGGCTTCCTAAACCAGCGTTGGATCTACTGGACAAGATGTTGACCCTTGACCCAGACAAGCGCATCACAGCCCATGATGCGCTGACCTGTCCGTGGCTCAAGACGGTTGACTCCAACAAGATTTCAGCGCCAAAGTAAGCATTGGTTGAATTCAATGGATGAATTGCAAAAACTTCCCGACGTGCACTATGCAAATTAACCCATGCAACAGCACCCACT
Above is a genomic segment from Amphiura filiformis chromosome 10, Afil_fr2py, whole genome shotgun sequence containing:
- the LOC140162795 gene encoding LOW QUALITY PROTEIN: uncharacterized protein (The sequence of the model RefSeq protein was modified relative to this genomic sequence to represent the inferred CDS: inserted 1 base in 1 codon), whose translation is MPSTRRGRSPQHRERRGGSPSSGRPHKKHKLKQKRKRDKQKRTKEREQREVPKVKPLVEYDDISSDEDDYLTTPSPGSSRVSPEVEIINSTTRALSPGTAIKMYKNVQEERNSPNIRNVPRHARGMSNRDRGVPDQPLRSYRTDARTYRYSPEPMRPIDDRFQARGSSSPYTRPAGRYNHSPPRKRHSPSPMKRSRGRRSPSPLMFSRGRGSPHHRSRSPSRSPTYPRKRTKRSRSSRSRSPPSPQSRRRGRMSRSPSLDHKTAKFKMGLGSVLIKHKKPKESKPKEAKAKAKEPKKPAAVAAAPKESSSYKGSPLKVTIKNDAAPVPIQVVESPERKVLSVPSRGGKEPFQNLIIKKDLKQDVQESSPSPAKKPTPALAQTKTIPPLPLPPLIDDDDIHTPPDMKDEDRPRPTMSDLPLPPLALESHLLRHKQGGKKTRGEQKAEVIHIQKKALILKRRAEITANMPNWGDRCVDKYEIITQIGEGTYGQVYKAKNKAHGDMVALKKVRTDNEKEGFPITAVREIKILRQLNHIGVIRLIEIVTDKRDALDFRKDKGAFYLVFEYMDHDLMGLLESGLVNFTEEHIRSFMKQLLDGLAYCHKKNFLHRDIKCSNILLNNKGHIKLADFGLARLYHADDKSRPYTNKVITLWYRPPELLLGEERYGPGIDVWSCGCILGELFTRKPIFQANHELAQLELISRICGTPTPAVWPDVIRLPLFNTMKPKKTYNRRLREEFALLPKPALDLLDKMLTLDPDKRITAHDALTCPWLKTVDSNKISAPNLPHWQDCHELWSKRRRRQERAQQASAAQPSTDKKRKEGSGVASDDQVKIPGISGDGESGVKSSKEGGDGGSDEDSKGDAPSSTENQLATLISGLASQPSLDVDKLAEALXVKVDASTIKLLENLNMQLLIAAAATNQQSKKGGGSSSSESVVSANVATALLEKVLKSNAQASKESSTNTSGVNTPQGGLAIEKTSEMTSNFKEYVSTLFGKGSLKPESAEKGGKSEKSSSGHEGNRDYEGNSAGIGSKYGATSRSGSVYTSPVAETRSVYTTQTVSSDSKEQYGRGDSSARHPGSGYPYPGSTQSEDSFGDRGASYAGPSEDGDSRSSAWKPPTPPGPPPESPDQDDIQIEEGTLVTPGVKAALIQMLSQQGFGAMGMSADISAEENEALSELAHVLQSEENSQSSSQGEDDTPRESQAPKKSILKKYPRHSVAKSESYDTDLPSTHYPTMDEIDDYPSTSAQSDGMNYPAQASYANSSQSSTPHYPPVSSKMESSNTNTTMTSSSYDPISSTGYPNTSSNSPSYPDGYKSSQPAGFSSRPGGSQRQPLFPSAARTAAPPRYPTSPDVVSSKFPPSPEGNDMEDDSNQSFHDSLQRSQPPFSRANSQPSNNAGKPGYSPIASRSGPPTPVTKNSPSNERQGVADIIRRQASGLELQNTPSPRGAPRGRGPMGGGGRGGWTPNSSRGGGIRGRGGGPVFRGGANNQGVRPLLGNSGPGPSRGAPGASRGGAPGPSRGARGGFRGRGGFNGSEPGWS